One Nocardia huaxiensis genomic window, GGCGTCCGCCCCCAAGCGGGTGGTGGTTGCCGAGGACGAGGCGCTCATCCGGATGGATCTGGTGGAGATGCTCTCCGAAGAGGGGTATCTGGTGGTGGGTGAGGCGGGCGACGGTCAGCAGGCCGTGGACCTCGCCGAGGAGTTGCGTCCGGATCTGGTGATCATGGACGTGAAGATGCCGCGCCGGGACGGGATCGACGCCGCCGCCGAGATCGCGTCGAAACGCCTTGCGCCGGTGGTCATTCTGACCGCTTTCAGTCAGCGGGATCTGGTCGAGCGGGCGCGCGACGCGGGGGCGATGGCGTACCTGGTGAAGCCGTTCACGAAATCGGATCTGGTGCCGGCCATCGAATTGGCGGCCAGCCGATTCCACGAGATCACCGCCCTCGAAGGTGAAGTCGCGAATCTTTCCGAGCGGCTCGAAACCCGCAAGCTGGTCGAGCGTGCCAAGGGTGTGCTGATGCAGACTCAGGGTCTCTCGGAACCGCAGGCGTTCAAGTGGATTCAGCGCACCGCCATGGATCGCCGCACGACGATGAAGGCCGTCGCGGAGGTTGTATTGGAGAATCTGGCTCCCAAGTCCTGATAGCCGGATTCGATAACCGAATCGTTGCCCAGTGTGGGTTCGGTGGGTTAACTCCACCGAAACACGCTGGGCAAATTCGTTTGTTGCGATGTCACATGAA contains:
- a CDS encoding ANTAR domain-containing response regulator produces the protein MGTTAGGGSKRDAAASAPKRVVVAEDEALIRMDLVEMLSEEGYLVVGEAGDGQQAVDLAEELRPDLVIMDVKMPRRDGIDAAAEIASKRLAPVVILTAFSQRDLVERARDAGAMAYLVKPFTKSDLVPAIELAASRFHEITALEGEVANLSERLETRKLVERAKGVLMQTQGLSEPQAFKWIQRTAMDRRTTMKAVAEVVLENLAPKS